A window of the Podospora bellae-mahoneyi strain CBS 112042 chromosome 6, whole genome shotgun sequence genome harbors these coding sequences:
- a CDS encoding hypothetical protein (EggNog:ENOG503P5W3; COG:K): protein MATGTQPTENPDQSASASTQPNGTQPPPTNATATGEAAVGAVEGGPVVPPLLEAKTPLRKDASLKEFLNKMDDYAPIIPDAVTNYYMTRAGLPPPPQTDQRLARLLALATQKFIADIAADAYQYSRIRASNTSANNPMGNLGAAAGFPIPGQPANQPGAKDQGRGGPLGIQRPGYGGGGQGSQQNRTVLTMEDLGMAVGEFGVNVKRSEFYR from the exons ATGGCGACCGGCACTCAACCAACCGAGAATCCCGACCAGAGTGCGTCCGCATCCACACAGCCCAACGGCAcgcaaccaccacctacgAATGCGACAGCGACTGGCGAGGCTGCCGTGGGAGCCGTGGAGGGAGGGCCCGTCGTCCCGCCCCTCCTCGAGGCGAAGACTCCATTGAGGAAAGATGCTTCGCTCAAGGAATTCTTAAACAAAATGGACGACTACGCTCCCATT ATCCCCGATGCAGTGACCAACTACTACATGACCCGAGCCGgcctcccgcctccaccgcagACCGACCAAAGGCTCGCCCGCCTCTTAGCGCTTGCCACGCAGAAATTCATCGCCGACATTGCTGCCGATGCTTATCAATACAGCCGCATTCGCGCAAGCAACACCAgtgccaacaaccccatgGGCAACCTGGGCGCCGCGGCTGGTTTCCCCATCCCAGGACAGCCGGCAAATCAGCCTGGGGCCAAGGATCAGGGTAGGGGCGGGCCTTTGGGCATCCAGAGGCCAGGctacggtggtggtggacaggGTAGTCAGCAGAACAGGACGGTGCTCACCATGGAGGACTTGGGCATGGCCGTTGGCGAGTTCGGGGTGAATGTCAAGAGAAGTGAGTTTTACCGCTAG
- a CDS encoding hypothetical protein (BUSCO:EOG09265DVA; COG:D; COG:O; EggNog:ENOG503P3UE) produces MNEVVVLTNYQGSSPAASAEVTQAPGYTHQQSQFLSPVTPSRQGPLAEAEEVGMEHYRTQDHEVAVQEARGQFEEELEDGPEGDLDQDEPAPEDDDPDAYGYREPRDDDTYYSEEYMDEDDFDDGQEQDNSDQPQEPPFDPTALGLKEINNLAHFGVSSHKPGNGVTELLSDDTDKYWQSDGQQPHLLTMHFVRRVEIRAIRFYVDYSQDESYTPTNIVFYAGTSPHDLIQFAEMPLVNPVGWQDVPISDAGGGYDGHSLCCWVVQMHVKENHQNGKDTHIRGIKIYGLDENLVGGAALEDLPREPTINLASRPSNRATLQSLTVDEEKTLQELLDSFDQHPPSGDGSFSNFPDFMREPEIR; encoded by the exons ATGAatgaggtggtggtattAACTAACTATCAGGGCAGCTCACCCGCAGCCTCGGCCGAAGTTACCCAGGCCCCAGGTTACACTCACCAACAGTCCCAGTTTCTGTCTCCTGTCACCCCATCTCGCCAGGGGCCACTTGCGGAAGCTGAGGAAGTCGGTATGGAGCACTACCGAACTCAAGACCATGAGGTGGCAGTTCAAGAGGCTCGGGGCCAGTTTGAAGAGGAGCTAGAGGATGGGCCAGAGGGAGATTTGGACCAAGATGAGCCGGCGCCGGAGGACGACGACCCCGACGCCTATGGCTATAGAGAGCCTCGCGATGACGACACCTACTACAGCGAGGAATACATGGATGAagacgactttgacgacgggCAGGAGCAGGACAATTCCGACCAGCCTCAGGAACCCCCATTTGACCCCACTGCTCTCGGATTGAAGGAGATCAACAACCTTGCGCATTTTGGAGTCAGCAGCCACAAGCCTGGAAATGGAGTTACCGAGCTCTTGAGCGACGATACAGACAAGTACTGGCA ATCGGACGGCCAACAGCCTCACCTTCTCACGATGCATTTTGTGCGCCGTGTTGAGATCCGTGCCATCCGGTTCTACGTGGATTATAGCCAAGACGAGTCTTATACGCCTACCAACATTGTCTTCTATGCCGGGACAAGCCCTCATGATCTGATTCAGTTTGCCGAGATGCCTCTGGTGAACCCTGTGGGTTGGCAAGACGTTCCCATCAGCGATGCTGGCGGCGGCTATGATGGACACTCTTTGTGTTGCTGGGTGGTGCAGATGCACGTCAAAGAAAACCACCAAAATGGCAAAGACACCCACATCCGTGGCATCAAGATTTACGGCCTGGATGAGAACTTGGTGGGGGGAGCGGCGCTAGAAGACCTACCCCGGGAACCCACCATCAATCTTGCCTCACGCCCTTCCAACCGAGCCACACTGCAAAGCTTGACCGTGGACGAGGAAAAGACTCTCCAGGAGCTTCTTGATTCTTTTGACCAACATCCACCTTCTGGGGATGGGAGCTTCTCAAACTTCCCCGACTTTATGCGGGAGCCCGAGATTCGCTGA
- a CDS encoding hypothetical protein (EggNog:ENOG50; COG:S), with amino-acid sequence MKKEKDGRSDFHRHPPRSSARRQDLEKSGYRSSPLSIQPQHKGQRPAGRELKRLLTVGRRGYRSSTRVGSVAPLGNTKEDDYYRNDSLKYCRHEEKKKKKHRNGGRRALNLYPSPVASARMQICTRSHRPFSPPCKNSGIKWDRMDRKPFC; translated from the exons atgaaaaaagaaaaagatggCCGGTCAGACTTCCATCGACACCCACCCCGTTCAAGCGCCCGAAGGCAAGACCTCGAGAAATCGGGGTACAGATCATCGCCACTCTCTATACAGCCGCAGCACAAAGGCCAGCGACCG GCAGGTCGAGAGTTAAAAAGGCTCCTCACTGTTGGGCGCCGAGGATATCGTTCATCAACCCGGGTGGGATCTGTGGCTCCTTTAGGGAACACAAAAGAGGACGACTACTATAGAAATGATTCTCTGAAGTATTGTCGACatgaggaaaaaaagaaaaagaagcatcGAAacggagggaggagagcacTCAATTTATACCCATCACCGGTGGCCAGTGCACGCATGCAAATTTGCACTCGCTCGCACAGACCATTCTCTCCACCCTGTAAAAATTCAGGCATCAAGTGGGACAGAATGGATCGCAAACCGTTTTGCTGA
- the RAD14 gene encoding DNA repair protein rad14 (EggNog:ENOG503NYT9; COG:L; BUSCO:EOG092641G3) has protein sequence MDRPATPPREAAITTTIPRRPQSPPTPEITRRIEENRLRAKAIREQRNAELRASDVQQTDGSTTTAAPAGKKRPYGSISRAEVPATNRDARTSPAKEGEGLQPVPRKFTKYVDYNFSAMTDTKGGFLSIEDDPWNKSMSAGVPGKPEAEQKPANMTAAEWERLQLIKKLQRNKSGPFEPGLSVLADEKTRKRCRECKTVEIDFVWEEVFGCAVCNGCKQKFPEKYSLLTKTECKEDYLLTDPELRDPELLPHLSKPNPHKSHWHDMMLFLRYQVEEYAINQKWGSAEALDAEFEKREQDKKRRKEAKFKEKLLDLKRKTRTEAFRRNNVKGDSSGSGSGPGKAARFGDAIGDRGKHAHEWGRTVENAEGMTVKTCLTCGSQVEVMEF, from the exons ATGGATAGGCCAGCAACCCCACCAAGAGAGGCTGCGATAACCACAACCATCCCCAGACGGCCACAATCTCCACCAACACCTGAAATCACCCGTCGCATC GAAGAAAACCGCTTGCGCGCCAAAGCCATTCGTGAGCAGCGCAACGCCGAGCTCCGTGCCTCCGATGTACAACAGACAGATGGATCAACGACAACCGCCGCCCCGGCTGGGAAGAAACGGCCATACGGGTCAATATCGCGAGCCGAAGTGCCGGCCACAAACCGGGATGCGCGTACGAGTCCAGccaaggagggggagggcctGCAGCCAGTCCCGCGCAAATTTACGAAATATGTCGACTACAACTTTAGCGCCATGACAGATACAAAGGGCGGCTTCCTGAGCATTGAAGATGACCCTTGGAACAAGAGCATGTCTGCCGGCGTACCAGGCAAGCCCGAGGCGGAGCAGAAGCCGGCGAATATGACTGCTGCCGAGTGGGAAAGGCTGCAGCTGATCAAGAAACTGCAGAGAAACAAGTCGGGGCCTTTCGAGCCCGGGCTGAGTGTGCTGGCAGATGAAAAGACGAGAAAACGATGCAGGGAATGCAAGACTGTCGAGATCGACTTTGTCTGGGAAGAAGTGTTTGGATGTGCTGTCTGCAACGGGTGCAAGCAAAAGTTTCCCGAAAAGTACAGCTTGTTAACCAAGACGGAGTGCAAAGAGGATTACTTGTTGACGGATC CCGAGCTGAGAGATCCCGAGCTGCTACCGCACCTGTCCAAGCCAAATCCCCACAAGTCACACTGGCATGACATGATGCTGTTTCTACGATACCAGGTCGAGGAGTATGCCATCAACCAGAAATGGGGCTCAGCAGAGGCACTCGACGCCGAATTCGAGAAGCGAGAGCAAGATaaaaaaaggaggaaggaggccaagTTTAAAGAAAAGTTGTTGGACCTGAAGCGCAAGACCAGGACCGAGGCTTTCAGGAGGAACAATGTCAAAGGGGACAGCAGcggctcgggctcgggccCTGGAAAAGCAGCCAGGTTTGGAGATGCGATTGGGGATCGAGGGAAACATGCCCATGAGTGGGGGAGGACCGTGGAGAATGCGGAGGGGATGACGGTCAAGACATGTTTGACTTGCGGGTCACAGGTGGAGGTAATGGAGTTTTGA
- the MRE11 gene encoding meiotic recombination (COG:L; EggNog:ENOG503NUJ4; BUSCO:EOG09262GVX): MPQAPEKDTIRILVSTDNHVGYAERDPIRKDDSWRTFDEIMQIAKAQDVDMVLLGGDLFHDNKPSRKSMYQVIQSLRKNCLGMKPCELEFLSDPQEVFGASTDCVNYQDPDINISIPVFSIHGNHDDPSGDGHYCSLDLLQAAGLVNYFGRVPEADNIHVKPVLLRKGETKLALYGLSNVRDERMHRTFRDNKVHFYRPGQQRNDFFNLLTLHQNHYAHTPTSYVSENMLPEFMDLVIWGHEHECLVDPIKNDITNFHVIQPGSSIATSLVEGEAVTKQVAILNITGRRFTVDKIPLKTVRPFVTREVVLAEDKRFKGLEKKQDNRQEVTKRLMTIVEEMIEQANALWESTHGGDAAEDETPLPLIRLKVEYTAPEGSKFDVENPQRFSNRFASRVANRNDVVYFYRKKTAVTRKIPNDSKELREGVAEALELVDTIKVDTLVQEYFAQQSLKILPQAPFGDAVNQFVNKDDKHAVEMFLLESLSTQVKGLLQLDDEKVTDDLEAQIEEYRKVMEKDFVIGQHKQAQRKRRFKPKPNGWDSDVDGHWHAQPEALEELVTSPPQATSKSRGGARPTSGVVFSNENEDMLEEEPVAAEPKRAARGARKTAATPAKKAAVAKKAAAPAKKATTRTAKAAARGRKRGNPFEDSDEEEDVIMEDDDFEPPPPSTRATRGATKSTRQTTLNFASQSQKPARATQKAIEISDDEISEDDDAFETMPATSKRGKRR; encoded by the exons ATGCCACAAGCTCCAG AAAAGGACACTATCCGCATACTGGTGTCGACCGACAATCATGTAGGCTATGCAGAGCGGGATCCAATCCGGAAAGATGATAGCTGGCGGACCTTCGATGAGATCATGCAGATAGCGAAAGCCCAGGACGTTGACATGgttcttcttggcggcgACCTCTTCCATGACAACAAGCCTTCTCGAAAATCCATGTATCAAGTCATACAATCTCTGCGGAAAAACTGTCTGGGCATGAAGCCCTGTGAGCTGGAGTTTCTGAGTGATCCGCAAGAGGTTTTCGGTGCATCAACCGACTGCGTCAACTACCAGGACCCCGACATCAACATCTCCATTCCAGTCTTCTCTATCCATGGAAATCATGACGACCCCAGTGGCGATGGTCACTACTGTTCGCTCGATCTTCTACAGGCTGCCGGGCTCGTCAACTACTTTGGCCGTGTGCCTGAGGCGGACAACATCCACGTCAAGCCGGTTCTCCTGCGAAAGGGAGAGACTAAACTGGCCCTCTATGGGCTAAGCAATGTTCGTGATGAGCGGATGCACAGGACATTCCGAGACAACAAGGTTCACTTTTATCGGCCCGGCCAGCAGAGGAACGACTTCTTCAACCTACTGACCCTTCATCAAAACCACTACGCCCACACACCAACCAGCTACGTATCAGAGAACATGCTGCCCGAGTTTATGGACCTTGTCATCTGGGGCCACGAACACGAATGCTTGGTGGATCCCATAAAGAACGATATCACCAATTTCCATGTTATCCAACCCGGTTCCTCCATAGCCACCTCTCTTGTGGAGGGCGAGGCGGTAACAAAGCAGGTTGCAATTCTCAACATAACCGGCAGGCGTTTCACGGTAGACAAAATTCCCCTGAAAACGGTCCGGCCATTCGTCACCAGGGAGGTTGTGCTGGCGGAAGACAAACGATTCAAGGGGCTCGAGAAGAAACAGGACAACCGCCAAGAAGTCACCAAACGCCTGATGACAATTGTTGAAGAGATGATTGAGCAAGCTAATGCCCTGTGGGAGTCCACCCACGGCGGTGAtgctgccgaggatgagACGCCTCTTCCCCTGATACGACTGAAAGTGGAATACACCGCTCCGGAAGGCTCCAAGTTTGACGTGGAAAACCCCCAGCGCTTCTCCAACAGGTTTGCCAGCAGGGTGGCCAATCGGAACGACGTCGTGTACTTTTACCGGAAGAAGACAGCAGTCACAA GGAAAATTCCCAACGACTCAAAGGAGCTGCGAGAAGGCGTTGCAGAAGCCCTGGAATTGGTCGATACCATCAAGGTCGACACTCTTGTGCAGGAATACTTTGCCCAGCAGTCTTTGAAGATTCTGCCACAAGCTCCTTTTGGAGATGCTGTCAACCAGTTCGTCAACAAAGATGACAAGCATGCTGTGGAGATGTTTCTGCTCGAGTCACTCTCCACGCAGGTCAAGGGGCTGCTGCAGCTCGATGACGAAAAGGTGACGGACGACTTGGAGGCACAAATCGAGGAATACAGGAAAGTCATGGAGAAAGATTTTGTCATCGGCCAGCACAAGCAAGCACAACGCAAGAGGAGGttcaagcccaagcccaatgGCTGGGATTCCGATGTGGATGGCCACTGGCATGCCCAGCCGGAAGCGCTTGAAGAGCTGGTGACATCTCCACCACAGGCAACTTCCAAGAGCCGAGGCGGTGCTCGCCCAACCTCTGGCGTTGTATTCAGTAATGAGAACGAGGAcatgttggaggaggaaccgGTCGCGGCGGAGCCAAAGCGAGCAGCGAGAGGAGCCCGAAAGACTGCTGCCACACCAGCCAAGAAAGCAGCagtggccaagaaggcggcaGCGCCTGCGAAGAAAGCCACGACGAGGACTGCCAAAGCAGCTGCACGAGGTCGAAAAAGGGGCAACCCCTTCGAGGACAgcgacgaagaagaagacgtgATCATGGAGGACGATGATTTTgagccacctccaccctcgacaCGTGCTACACGGGGCGCTACCAAAAGCACTCGGCAAACCACACTCAACTTTGCCTCGCAGTCCCAAAAACCGGCCAGGGCGACGCAAAAGGCGATCGAGATCAGTGACGATGAGATTtcagaggatgatgatgccttTGAGACCATGCCCGCCACGAGCAAGAGGGGCAAGCGTCGCTGA
- a CDS encoding hypothetical protein (EggNog:ENOG503PDY3; COG:S) produces the protein MSSSPGEPPEAGYQPMRPRVSASACVLTAFFSQALTSFKATSSKLGVICTVSRQPVGTSQKDDQLAIPSPLPPRARPRTLIILDSSFNPPTRAHLRMATSAILSEGRPPTTTNHNVENAVDVGGRVETTRLLLLLSINNADKAPKPAPFHQRLGLMWAFAQDVQAWLQQQANIAIDVDIGLSTLPFFHEKSEAIDQVGFYQRGAPEVKMGQVMLVGYDTLIRVFNPKYYGPVAAPPPGTPLDTSVPTAAENKQEKPRTPMQKALGPLFQRARLRVTMRTDDEWGGKDEQLKYLQDLVQGDDGEEGGGHGLGRIGGSKEWAERIEMVEGREAGTEVVSSTYARDAAREGNRERLDKMVSDGVKWWIEEEGLYRE, from the coding sequence ATGTCCTCTTCACCTGGCGAGCCCCCAGAGGCTGGTTACCAACCCATGCGTCCGCGAGTATCGGCTTCGGCCTGCGTCCTGACAGCTTTCTTCTCCCAAGCACTCACCTCGTTCAAAGCCACCTCCTCGAAGCTCGGAGTTATCTGCACAGTATCACGGCAACCTGTCGGTACAAGCCAGAAGGATGACCAACTTGCAATCccaagccccctcccccctcgggCTAGACCACGCACTCTGATTATCCTTGATTCGTCCTTCAACCCTCCAACACGGGCCCACCTGCGGATGGCCACATCCGCTATTCTCTCTGAGGGCcggccaccaacaaccacgaaCCACAACGTGGAAAATGCCGTGGATGTAGGCGGCAGAGTCGAGACAACTAGGCTGCTATTGTTGCTCTCAATCAACAACGCTGACAAAGCGCCCAAGCCTGCCCCTTTTCATCAACGCCTTGGATTGATGTGGGCCTTTGCACAAGATGTCCAGGCCTGGCTACAGCAGCAAGCCAACATAGCAATCGATGTCGACATTGGGCTATCAACCTTGCCATTCTTCCACGAGAAGAGCGAGGCGATTGACCAGGTCGGGTTTTACCAACGGGGTGCACCAGAGGTCAAGATGGGGCAGGTCATGTTGGTGGGCTATGACACGTTGATACGGGTGTTCAATCCAAAATATTACGGCCCGGTGGCGGCCCCTCCGCCTGGTACGCCGCTGGACACAAGTGTGCCGACAGCAGCGGAGAACAAGCAAGAGAAGCCCAGGACGCCTATGCAAAAGGCTCTTGGGCCATTGTTTCAAAGGGCGAGGCTGAGGGTGACGATGCGGACAGATGATGAGTGGGGTGGGAAGGACGAGCAGCTGAAGTATCTGCAAGACCTGGTACAGGGTGATgacggggaagaggggggaggtcaTGGACTGGGCAGGATAGGCGGGAGCAAGGAATGGGCGGAGAGGATCGAGATGGTCGAGGGAAGAGAGGCGGGGACTGAGGTGGTCAGTAGTACCTATGCACGGGATGCTGCCAGGGAGGGCAAcagggagaggttggataAGATGGTTAGTGACGGAGTAAAGTGGTGgattgaagaggagggcttgTATCGGGAATAG
- the PHO88 gene encoding phosphate transporter (Pho88) (COG:P; EggNog:ENOG503P02T) — MPSYGHWQWIRASGHGAETGFWIGDIREIKSGRIACPRSLPSIHNRSLEPTNLHRASPYAITSVTMGLSPQITNLIIILGMMQVAKKIPFEDESVLNLCRAGYIASNLIILSIYLYIQNTINKKKDLTTLKYVEPAPMGSSEEGKLVTTTVQAYDLAQLKNLMRSQMMGVLMMGVMHLYFKYTNPLLIQSIIPLKGALEANLTKIHVWGQPASGDLKRPFKQAAGFMSGLQNGSAQSDKKAVESAERAGRGGAKEE; from the exons ATGCCAAGCTATGGGCATTGGCAGTGGATCCGTGCGAGTGGCCACGGAGCTGAGACGGGTTTCTGGATTGGAGACATCAGAGAAATAAAATCTGGCCGGATCGCCTGTCCACGCTCACTTCCAAGCATCCATAACCGCTCGCTGGAACCGACAAACTTGCACCGCGCATCTCCATACGCAATCACATCTGTCACAATGGGTCTCAGTCCACAAAT CACCAACctgatcatcatcctcgggATGATGCAGGTCGCCAAGAAGATTCCCTTCGAAGACGAGTCTGTTCTCAACCTCTGCCGCGCCGGCTACATTGCCAGCAACCTGATCATTCTGAGCATCTACCTCTACATCCAGAACACCATCAATAAGAAGAAGG ATCTTACCACGCTCAAGTATGTCGAACCCGCGCCAATGGGCTCCagcgaggagggcaagctCGTCACCACTACGGTCCAGGCCTACGACCTCGCCCAGCTCAAGAACTTGATGCGCTCCCAGATGATGGGTGTCCTGATGATGGGTGTGATGCACCTGTATTTCAAATACACCaatcccctcctcatccagaGCATCATCCCTCTCAAGGGCGCCCTCGaggccaacctcaccaagaTCCACGTCTGGGGCCAGCCCGCATCTGGTGATCTCAAGCGCCCATTCAAGCAGGCTGCCGGCTTCATGAGCGGTCTCCAGAACGGCTCTGCCCAGAGCGACAAGAAGGCTGTCGAGTCGGCCGAACGTgccggccgtggtggcgCCAAGGAGGAGTAG
- the RSM19 gene encoding mitochondrial ribosomal small subunit component (COG:J; EggNog:ENOG503P54F) produces MQPTRCLLKRSVWKGPHIVPLPIVRPEPGQKIAPIRTQARSATILPNFVGLKFQVHNGKVYHDVTITEEMVGHKLGEFSTTRKPFIWGKKK; encoded by the exons ATGCAGCCCACGAGGTGCCTGCTCAAGCGCTCGGTCTGGAAAG GCCCGCACATTGTCCC ACTCCCTATTGTACGGCCCGAGCCAGGACAAAAGATTGCCCCGATCCGGACCCAGGCCCGGTCGGCCACCATTCTCCCCAACTTCGTGGGGCTCAAGTTCCAGGTGCACAACGGCAAGGTCTACCATGACGTGACCATTAccgaggagatggtgggacATAAGCTCGGCGAGTTTTCAAC GACCCGAAAACCATTCATCTGGGGCAAGAAGAAATAG